Proteins found in one Sphaeramia orbicularis chromosome 8, fSphaOr1.1, whole genome shotgun sequence genomic segment:
- the LOC115424565 gene encoding cell death-inducing p53-target protein 1-like — MSADGAVEGASDGVKVFYVHTAIPDQNSPRGTNPPVYTSGGGNLGTSLGSGEVKHKFVSYDTELGFHPGMTTCPTCQQQVMTEVTFKAGRYAWLTLLLIFCLGLLMCLAPWLLMPMVLHKRFKDAYHTCPRCNRVLHVEKRQCCQ, encoded by the exons ATGAGTGCAGATGGAGCAG TTGAAGGTGCTTCAGATGGGGTGAAGGTTTTCTATGTCCACACTGCCATCCCGGATCAGAACAGCCCTAGGGGCACAAACCCTCCAG TGTACACTAGTGGTGGAGGAAACCTGGGCACAAGCCTGGGGTCTGGAGAAGTCAAGCACAAGTTTGTAAGCTACGACACAGAGCTGGGCTTTCACCCTGGCATGACCACCTGCCCCACCTGTCAGCAGCAGGTCATGACTGAGGTCACCTTCAAAGCAGGGAGGTACGCCTGGCTTACACTCCTGCTCATCTTCTGCCTCGG gttGCTCATGTGCCTGGCTCCCTGGTTACTGATGCCCATGGTATTGCATAAAAGATTCAAGGACGCGTACCACACATGCCCCCGCTGCAACAGAGTCCTGCATGTGGAGAAGAGGCAGTGCTGTCAATGA